From Paenibacillus physcomitrellae, the proteins below share one genomic window:
- a CDS encoding cache domain-containing sensor histidine kinase: MKRAKKIARRLRRFNTLRNQIFIAFFLAMLVILGIAGGFTYSKVSSLLKNNAEKHIKQTAIQASGRLDALMTQVDSLTAQVAGNPFVQQLLLDEVDGRSATFNERQALLQVAGSYQAYSPGGEALELYTNTGKLLFPLKEGQLDIRVDPRYIEEADKQKGRLVWIGIDPENSHSVLAIRRVNLFERWFSPGGYLIARIQRGYFQLNERTTVDDSGESILLANDQGELLGIGDTASGTDLTPLLNTKKQTVTFQGEDYVLVKQYSEAANWTILILTPVQYVTKGLSVLRTVLLAAGGFGALGFLILSFVLSTMLTRPIIQLIRAMRKSRLGGVLMPNPEPVSTTMEMRELNYSYNEMVHHINRLIRVVYEKETLQSRTELKALQAQINPHFLFNTLEAFNWSLVDKGEDELASLVVAMSRLFRYIISNPEKDEWVTVADEFDHVERYLKIMSMRLGERLEWEIDLDTEAARVPIPKLLVQPIVENAIRYGVESKIGKGLVSVKACLADDKVRIEVADDGQGMNEEELDVLRKAIRTGTSLTTASTGVGLINVERRLKLYYSGGEQSGAEALHIDSARSKGTTVSFTIPLDGQFSREGGISGGPNDIDR, translated from the coding sequence ATGAAAAGAGCAAAAAAAATAGCAAGAAGGCTGCGGCGGTTTAACACGCTTCGAAACCAGATCTTTATTGCCTTTTTTCTGGCGATGCTGGTCATTTTGGGTATTGCGGGCGGTTTTACGTACAGCAAGGTCTCTTCGCTTCTCAAAAATAACGCGGAAAAACATATCAAACAAACCGCGATACAGGCCAGCGGCCGTTTGGATGCCTTAATGACGCAGGTGGACAGTTTGACGGCGCAGGTGGCCGGCAACCCTTTTGTCCAGCAGCTGCTCCTGGACGAAGTGGACGGACGGTCCGCTACCTTTAATGAACGTCAGGCACTGCTTCAGGTAGCCGGCAGCTATCAGGCTTATTCACCGGGAGGTGAAGCATTGGAGCTGTACACGAATACCGGCAAGCTGCTGTTTCCTTTGAAGGAGGGGCAGCTGGATATCCGTGTGGACCCCCGTTATATCGAAGAGGCGGACAAACAAAAGGGTCGGTTAGTCTGGATCGGGATTGATCCGGAGAACAGCCACTCTGTACTGGCCATCCGCAGGGTGAATCTGTTTGAGCGCTGGTTCTCGCCAGGCGGTTACTTGATCGCTAGAATCCAGCGGGGATACTTCCAGTTGAATGAGCGAACCACCGTGGATGACAGCGGGGAATCAATCCTGCTCGCGAACGACCAGGGAGAGCTGCTCGGGATCGGCGATACAGCTTCGGGGACGGACTTGACACCGCTGCTGAACACCAAGAAACAGACCGTCACCTTCCAAGGAGAAGATTATGTCCTGGTCAAACAATATTCGGAAGCGGCGAACTGGACGATCCTTATTCTGACGCCCGTGCAATACGTAACCAAGGGGCTGTCGGTTCTGAGGACGGTGCTGCTTGCCGCGGGCGGATTTGGCGCGCTCGGCTTCCTGATTCTGTCTTTCGTTCTGTCAACGATGCTGACCAGACCGATCATTCAGTTGATCAGAGCGATGCGTAAGTCACGGCTCGGCGGCGTTCTTATGCCGAATCCGGAGCCAGTCTCCACGACGATGGAGATGAGGGAGCTTAATTATTCCTATAACGAAATGGTGCACCATATCAACCGGTTGATCCGGGTCGTATACGAGAAGGAAACTTTGCAGAGCAGAACGGAATTAAAGGCGCTTCAAGCCCAAATTAATCCACATTTTCTGTTTAATACGCTGGAGGCTTTTAACTGGTCCCTGGTCGATAAAGGCGAAGATGAGCTGGCAAGTCTGGTAGTTGCCATGTCCCGGCTGTTCCGGTATATCATCAGCAATCCGGAGAAGGATGAATGGGTAACGGTCGCTGATGAGTTCGATCATGTAGAGCGGTATCTTAAAATCATGTCCATGAGGCTTGGCGAAAGGTTGGAGTGGGAAATCGATCTGGATACCGAAGCCGCACGGGTGCCAATACCGAAGCTGCTGGTGCAGCCGATTGTAGAGAACGCAATCCGTTACGGTGTGGAGAGCAAAATCGGCAAAGGACTCGTAAGCGTTAAAGCTTGTCTGGCTGACGATAAGGTGAGGATTGAGGTTGCCGATGACGGGCAGGGTATGAATGAGGAAGAATTAGACGTGCTGCGCAAGGCTATCCGGACGGGAACTTCTTTGACTACGGCCAGCACAGGGGTCGGATTGATCAACGTGGAACGCCGTTTGAAATTGTATTACAGCGGAGGGGAGCAAAGTGGAGCCGAAGCCCTTCATATTGATAGTGCCAGATCGAAGGGGACAACGGTTTCCTTTACGATTCCTTTAGATGGACAATTTTCGAGAGAGGGAGGAATAAGCGGTGGTCCGAACGATATTGATCGTTGA
- a CDS encoding ATP-binding protein yields MLLEKLLLNVFIVLSPILIYTAFSDRIKKVASPLSIGLVQGAASSLCLIFSYEALDLYWNLRYVPLVISTVYAGPVAGLINYLVILGFRAYLDGDAWYFGYASASLTLTFLGTLYLSRYFKNHSNRDRLRRVAAVAVLPSLLMLIIPLSYTLFNAVESPVHFTPIIALLLFGALETLGTWMLAMLLEFNNERLLLKEESMRAEKLKALGGVAASIAHEIRNPLTAVQGFLQLIRAGTYDRKTNDYLQIALDELERAESVIKDYLSFTKPKLTKFETFCLAELTHHIITRLTPLSSYKGIEFQCRFNGPMYIYTDREQLQQAIVNVIKNAVEASPENSSVQIDLALQGSQAELKIIDSGKGMTEEEIQRIGTLFYTTKEKGTGLGTSVAVRIIEAMKGNILYESEKGKGTVCIISLPLEGEQLASTN; encoded by the coding sequence ATGCTGCTGGAAAAATTATTACTTAACGTTTTTATCGTCTTATCTCCAATTCTTATCTATACCGCATTTAGTGACCGGATCAAAAAAGTTGCATCTCCGCTCTCCATCGGGCTGGTGCAGGGCGCAGCCTCTTCACTTTGTCTTATCTTCTCTTACGAGGCGCTAGATCTGTATTGGAATTTAAGATATGTCCCGTTGGTCATCTCAACCGTTTACGCGGGTCCAGTCGCTGGTTTGATCAATTATCTTGTTATTCTGGGGTTCAGAGCTTATCTGGACGGCGACGCATGGTACTTCGGTTATGCAAGTGCAAGCCTTACTTTGACCTTCCTTGGCACCTTATATTTATCCCGGTACTTCAAGAACCACAGCAACCGGGATAGACTTAGGCGGGTTGCTGCGGTTGCTGTACTTCCTTCACTGCTTATGTTGATTATCCCGCTCAGCTATACCTTATTTAATGCCGTCGAAAGCCCCGTTCACTTTACTCCAATTATAGCTTTATTGTTATTTGGAGCACTGGAAACCTTGGGTACCTGGATGCTTGCCATGCTTTTGGAGTTTAACAATGAGAGATTACTGTTGAAAGAGGAAAGCATGCGCGCGGAGAAACTAAAAGCGCTGGGCGGAGTCGCCGCCTCCATAGCTCACGAAATTCGAAATCCGTTAACAGCGGTTCAAGGTTTTCTCCAACTTATTCGGGCCGGCACTTATGACCGCAAAACCAATGACTATCTGCAAATTGCACTGGATGAACTGGAACGGGCGGAATCAGTCATTAAAGACTATTTAAGCTTTACGAAACCCAAGTTAACCAAATTTGAAACCTTCTGCCTTGCAGAGCTTACCCATCATATCATTACGAGGCTGACTCCGCTTTCCAGCTATAAAGGAATTGAATTTCAATGCAGGTTTAACGGCCCTATGTACATTTATACCGACCGGGAACAGCTGCAGCAGGCGATTGTGAACGTCATAAAAAATGCAGTAGAAGCCTCCCCGGAAAATTCCTCCGTGCAAATCGATCTTGCCCTGCAGGGTAGTCAAGCAGAACTTAAAATCATTGACAGCGGCAAAGGCATGACCGAAGAGGAAATTCAACGAATCGGCACATTATTTTATACCACAAAAGAAAAAGGCACCGGACTTGGCACCTCTGTCGCCGTAAGGATTATAGAAGCCATGAAAGGGAACATTTTATACGAAAGTGAAAAAGGAAAAGGAACCGTTTGCATCATCTCCTTGCCTCTGGAGGGCGAGCAGCTTGCCAGCACCAACTAA
- a CDS encoding cation diffusion facilitator family transporter has product MEIKNRLGDGNLESANTAADKQSSFAIWISLVSNIVLTAMKLAVGLIFGSQVLIADGVHNAGDVFATAAALVSMIISKRPPDEDHPYGHGKAEVIGAGIIAIVLVLAGLYMGYHSAMALMEPPHQASVLVLIAAFISLVWKMWLYFYTMNIGKKNNSSGLIATAYDHLADVYASLAAVIGIGLAMLGNHYHIRILTYGDPIAGILVAFLVLKLAVHMGRTSVDVLMEKNIDEAQMEPILQLVQSVPEVKRIDRIRAREHGHYIIVDVRVGIPGQLTIQEGHDIAKKIKQSIREANPLVKEVMVHLNPWYEHEA; this is encoded by the coding sequence ATGGAAATTAAGAATAGGTTGGGGGACGGAAATTTGGAATCGGCGAATACAGCAGCGGACAAACAATCATCTTTTGCGATTTGGATTAGCCTGGTGAGCAACATTGTCTTGACGGCCATGAAACTGGCCGTGGGGCTTATATTCGGCAGCCAGGTTCTGATTGCGGATGGTGTACATAATGCGGGGGATGTTTTTGCAACGGCGGCGGCCCTTGTCTCCATGATCATTTCCAAACGGCCTCCGGATGAGGATCATCCGTATGGACACGGCAAGGCGGAAGTCATCGGAGCGGGTATTATTGCTATTGTGCTTGTGCTGGCCGGTTTATATATGGGTTATCATTCGGCGATGGCGCTGATGGAGCCCCCGCATCAAGCCAGCGTGCTGGTGTTGATTGCGGCCTTTATCTCTCTGGTTTGGAAAATGTGGCTGTACTTCTATACGATGAACATCGGCAAAAAGAACAACAGCAGCGGGCTGATCGCCACGGCTTATGATCATCTGGCTGACGTTTACGCTTCTTTGGCGGCTGTCATCGGGATTGGCTTGGCGATGCTCGGCAATCATTATCACATCCGGATTCTGACTTACGGCGATCCAATTGCCGGGATTCTGGTTGCTTTTCTTGTCTTGAAATTGGCTGTTCATATGGGACGCACATCGGTAGATGTGCTAATGGAGAAAAATATTGACGAAGCCCAAATGGAGCCCATATTACAGCTTGTCCAATCCGTGCCCGAAGTGAAACGCATTGACAGGATTCGCGCCAGAGAACACGGGCACTACATTATTGTAGATGTTCGTGTGGGTATACCTGGTCAGCTCACGATCCAGGAAGGCCATGACATTGCAAAAAAAATCAAACAATCGATCAGGGAAGCCAATCCATTGGTCAAAGAAGTAATGGTACATTTAAATCCGTGGTATGAACATGAGGCTTAG
- a CDS encoding YidH family protein translates to MLPEQEHDVKSLQQHLANERTFLAWVRTSIAMIGFGFLTAGLAFQSDSFANMGNILARVGGIGAVLLGACVLIWATRDFFLKQKGIRDERLVYSTHLIWFLFISLGLITLLLIFLVVLMLL, encoded by the coding sequence ATGTTGCCGGAGCAGGAACATGATGTGAAGTCACTTCAACAGCATTTGGCCAACGAGCGGACGTTTCTGGCTTGGGTCAGAACGAGCATTGCCATGATCGGGTTTGGGTTTTTGACCGCAGGACTGGCGTTTCAGTCGGATTCATTTGCCAACATGGGCAATATCTTGGCTAGGGTTGGAGGAATTGGAGCCGTGCTCTTGGGAGCTTGTGTGCTGATTTGGGCTACGCGCGATTTTTTTCTGAAACAGAAGGGGATTCGGGACGAGCGCCTGGTTTATTCTACTCATTTGATCTGGTTTTTGTTTATTTCTCTGGGGTTGATCACTCTGCTGCTTATCTTTCTCGTTGTACTCATGCTGCTTTGA
- a CDS encoding DUF6199 family natural product biosynthesis protein, whose translation MIGMAIFDMILGVIILGLGILMIVKPTLGWYQQQWRFKEDISEPSDTYISSRKLLGIIILLVGLIFIAGGIMNCF comes from the coding sequence ATGATTGGTATGGCTATTTTTGATATGATTCTCGGCGTTATTATTCTGGGTCTCGGGATCTTGATGATTGTTAAACCTACATTGGGCTGGTACCAGCAGCAGTGGAGGTTCAAGGAAGACATTTCAGAACCAAGCGATACGTATATTTCCTCAAGGAAACTTTTAGGCATCATCATCCTTCTTGTCGGGCTGATCTTTATAGCCGGAGGAATTATGAACTGCTTCTGA
- a CDS encoding ABC transporter ATP-binding protein — MIHCEGLVKIFKSEEIEVVALQGLNLTVEQGEMMAIIGNSGSGKSTLLNILGGLDRPSAGQVNVGGWDLLKIKEDQLVEYKRKTVGFVWQNNARNLLPYLTALENVELPMTLGGKVDRTYAKQLLEWVGLKDRMRSRLTQLSGGEQQRVAIAIALANRPAMLLADEPTGSVDTATSDQIMSIFRKVNQELGITIVIVTHDLALAGKVDRVVAIRDGLTSTEFLKRNPGLDGNAVGFSSQEGGLQDVHEAFVVVDRAGRLQVPKEYLDSARISGRATMEFDGEKIIITAPKSLEGDSK; from the coding sequence GTGATTCACTGCGAAGGACTTGTAAAGATTTTTAAATCGGAAGAGATCGAGGTTGTTGCGCTGCAGGGACTGAACTTGACCGTCGAGCAAGGCGAAATGATGGCGATCATCGGCAATAGCGGCAGCGGCAAATCCACCCTGCTCAATATCCTGGGCGGGCTTGACCGCCCTTCGGCAGGGCAGGTGAATGTCGGCGGCTGGGATCTGCTAAAGATCAAAGAGGATCAGCTAGTGGAATACAAACGGAAAACGGTAGGTTTTGTCTGGCAAAACAATGCCCGCAACCTGCTCCCCTATTTAACGGCTCTGGAAAATGTCGAGCTTCCCATGACGCTTGGCGGCAAGGTTGACCGTACGTATGCCAAGCAGCTGCTGGAATGGGTAGGGCTGAAGGATCGCATGCGCAGCAGGCTGACGCAGCTGTCCGGCGGCGAACAGCAAAGGGTCGCGATCGCTATTGCTTTGGCGAACCGTCCGGCTATGCTGCTGGCGGATGAACCTACAGGATCGGTCGATACGGCCACGTCAGACCAGATTATGAGTATTTTTCGCAAGGTGAATCAGGAGCTGGGCATTACCATCGTCATCGTTACCCATGATCTGGCGCTGGCCGGCAAAGTGGACCGGGTAGTTGCCATCCGTGACGGCTTGACGAGCACGGAGTTTTTGAAACGAAATCCGGGTCTTGACGGAAATGCGGTTGGTTTTTCCTCGCAGGAGGGAGGCCTTCAGGACGTTCATGAAGCTTTCGTGGTGGTTGACCGGGCCGGTCGGCTTCAGGTCCCCAAAGAATATCTGGATTCGGCAAGAATCAGCGGACGCGCCACCATGGAGTTCGATGGGGAGAAAATTATCATTACGGCACCAAAATCATTAGAGGGGGATTCGAAATGA
- a CDS encoding extracellular solute-binding protein, which yields MNNRFQAKISFSGNKIRKMAGAGLALALAFSVLSGCSGSKASDNEQKVLRVGMLYGGYDDSYFRQQYTDAYELTHPNVDIEIVPAIDQSIYRYSNGTEQIEQPDPLESMKKIMTGSNPVDVIVADTSTLKQLIQENMLKQLDPLIQEDKFDTSDFVPTVIDGLKDIGEGNLYALAPTFSSSALFYNKNLFQSAGVEPPHDGMTWDEVFELARRVSKGEGKNRVYGLSFSTYMGSDPYWDIQNYTSTLQLRYFDDKAETMTVDTPQWEKVWSTMSKLYMDKVLPDGNQMMNEMNQGGTTAVSPVNQDLFLSSRVAMVVGYNSYVNDVTDANNNASKIKNFKAVDWDVVTMPTHPEKPGVGGNAYLSNAFAINSSAPNADTAWDFVKFQNSEEWAKIKSRSSYEMVARKSYIKPKDGQDYNIQAFYALKPVSPVNNSDDKLYTEKPGLSSITSIGQKYFKEVLDNKKTPAEALKEWQQKGNTMLQAIKNNPKTMFQEDGTPFVPQDNGAAVGVKG from the coding sequence ATGAACAATCGGTTTCAAGCGAAAATCAGCTTTAGCGGCAACAAGATCAGGAAAATGGCAGGAGCGGGATTGGCTCTTGCGCTGGCCTTCTCCGTATTGTCCGGCTGCAGCGGTTCCAAAGCATCGGATAATGAGCAGAAAGTGCTGCGGGTAGGCATGCTGTACGGCGGGTACGACGATTCTTATTTTCGTCAGCAGTATACGGATGCTTACGAGCTGACGCACCCCAACGTCGATATTGAAATCGTGCCCGCCATTGATCAAAGCATCTATCGTTACAGCAATGGTACGGAGCAGATTGAGCAGCCCGATCCGCTCGAAAGTATGAAAAAAATTATGACAGGCAGCAATCCGGTTGATGTCATTGTAGCCGATACCAGCACCTTGAAGCAGCTGATTCAGGAAAATATGCTCAAGCAGCTTGATCCGCTCATTCAGGAGGATAAGTTTGATACATCCGATTTTGTCCCAACTGTTATTGACGGACTTAAAGACATCGGCGAAGGCAATTTATACGCGTTGGCTCCAACATTCAGTTCCTCGGCTCTCTTCTATAACAAAAATCTGTTTCAGTCTGCCGGAGTTGAGCCGCCGCATGACGGCATGACCTGGGACGAAGTGTTTGAGCTGGCGCGCCGGGTCAGCAAAGGAGAAGGGAAAAACCGCGTTTACGGCTTGTCGTTCAGCACTTATATGGGTTCCGATCCGTACTGGGATATCCAGAACTATACCAGTACGCTCCAGCTCCGTTATTTCGATGATAAAGCGGAAACGATGACTGTGGATACCCCGCAGTGGGAGAAGGTCTGGAGTACGATGAGCAAACTTTATATGGATAAGGTTCTGCCTGACGGGAATCAAATGATGAATGAAATGAATCAAGGCGGGACGACGGCTGTCAGCCCTGTGAACCAGGATTTGTTCTTATCCAGCAGAGTAGCAATGGTCGTAGGCTATAACAGCTATGTTAATGACGTTACCGATGCCAACAATAATGCCTCCAAAATCAAAAACTTTAAGGCCGTTGATTGGGACGTAGTCACGATGCCTACGCATCCGGAGAAACCGGGCGTTGGAGGCAATGCTTACCTGAGCAATGCTTTTGCGATTAACAGCAGCGCGCCAAACGCCGATACAGCCTGGGATTTCGTGAAATTCCAAAACAGTGAAGAGTGGGCGAAGATCAAATCCCGCAGCTCTTATGAGATGGTGGCACGTAAATCTTATATTAAACCTAAAGATGGTCAGGATTATAATATACAGGCCTTTTATGCCCTGAAGCCGGTTTCGCCGGTCAACAACTCGGATGACAAACTTTATACGGAGAAACCAGGCTTGTCTTCCATTACTTCGATCGGACAGAAGTATTTCAAAGAGGTGCTCGATAACAAGAAGACACCAGCCGAAGCTTTAAAGGAATGGCAGCAGAAGGGCAACACGATGCTGCAGGCGATCAAAAACAACCCGAAAACGATGTTCCAGGAGGACGGGACGCCGTTTGTACCGCAGGATAACGGAGCAGCAGTCGGAGTTAAAGGTTAA
- a CDS encoding VOC family protein translates to MITLRSHLFLENCREALEGYRQIFGGEIRNAQLSDGIEGFKGQEGKYLHAELHIKDHCVLYFADVFRPVVQGNQIWLSIEAENDEELTRIFNGLSEGGEVQMPLEVTFWGAKYGVVKDRNGITWELNLPNTQ, encoded by the coding sequence ATGATCACCTTGCGCTCCCATCTTTTTCTGGAAAATTGTCGTGAAGCCTTGGAGGGATATCGGCAGATCTTTGGCGGGGAAATCCGTAACGCCCAGCTGTCGGACGGAATTGAAGGTTTTAAAGGGCAGGAGGGCAAATACCTTCATGCCGAACTGCACATTAAGGACCATTGTGTGCTTTATTTCGCGGATGTATTTCGTCCTGTTGTGCAGGGGAATCAGATCTGGCTTTCCATTGAAGCGGAGAATGATGAGGAGCTGACCCGAATCTTTAACGGACTTAGTGAAGGCGGAGAGGTGCAGATGCCGCTGGAAGTGACGTTTTGGGGCGCCAAATACGGGGTGGTCAAAGACCGCAACGGCATTACATGGGAGTTGAATCTGCCGAATACGCAGTAA
- a CDS encoding glycoside hydrolase family 73 protein, whose amino-acid sequence MATTYRFAAFLELLVPIVERVRQEGSPMFPSVRLAQSWLETGGVIPDWNNLGGYKVGGGKPTPYWDGASVSTKTREYVNGTATSVSANWRAYTSIYNFFKDQDLLFASARYERVRQAPTPEAQCEALYLSGYASDPNYAAKLIQIITANQLKRYDVVPPIQTEQDPDSEKLEELNLRLAAMEKKLNLSGKEPVPNWAVSAVEAGMAVKAISSIADKSMPNFIVLQMLKNLGLLDADTTAALRKFKQN is encoded by the coding sequence TTGGCAACCACATATCGATTTGCTGCATTTCTGGAACTGCTTGTTCCAATCGTCGAGCGAGTCAGACAAGAGGGGAGTCCGATGTTTCCTTCGGTCAGACTGGCTCAGAGCTGGCTGGAGACCGGCGGAGTGATTCCGGATTGGAACAATCTTGGAGGCTACAAGGTGGGAGGAGGCAAGCCAACCCCTTATTGGGACGGAGCCAGCGTCAGCACGAAGACCCGGGAATATGTAAACGGGACAGCGACTTCAGTCAGCGCCAATTGGCGGGCGTATACAAGTATTTATAATTTCTTTAAAGATCAGGATTTATTATTTGCAAGTGCTCGTTATGAACGGGTTCGGCAAGCGCCAACCCCTGAAGCCCAGTGCGAAGCTTTGTATTTATCCGGCTATGCGTCTGATCCAAATTATGCAGCCAAACTGATTCAAATTATAACGGCCAACCAATTAAAGAGATACGACGTTGTTCCTCCGATCCAGACCGAGCAGGATCCGGACAGCGAGAAGCTGGAAGAGTTAAACCTCCGCCTGGCTGCAATGGAGAAGAAGCTGAACCTATCGGGGAAAGAGCCGGTTCCCAATTGGGCCGTATCGGCAGTAGAAGCGGGCATGGCGGTGAAGGCGATCAGTTCAATCGCGGATAAAAGCATGCCCAACTTTATTGTTCTGCAAATGCTTAAAAATCTGGGACTGCTGGATGCCGACACTACTGCTGCGCTTCGAAAGTTCAAGCAGAACTGA